One stretch of Burkholderia sp. NRF60-BP8 DNA includes these proteins:
- a CDS encoding efflux RND transporter periplasmic adaptor subunit → MRVERVPYRLITAATAAVFLAACGKKESAPPPPTPEVGVVTVQPQAVPAVAELPGRTSAFLVAQVRARVDGIVLRREFTEGTDVKAGQRLYKIDPAPYIAALNSAKATLAKAQANLVTQNALVARYKVLVAANAVSKQDYDNAVATQGQAAADVAAGKAAVDTAQINLGYTDVVSPISGRVGISQVTPGAYVQASQATLMSTVQQLDPVYVDLTQSSLEGLKLRQDVQSGRLKTSGPGAAKVSLILEDGKTYSEPGKLQFSDVTVDQTTGSVTIRAVFPNPGRVLLPGMFVRARIEEGVNENAFLVPQIGVTHDQKGQAIALVVTAANKVEMRPLTTTGTYGQNWIVEGGLQAGDHVIVQGVDKVRPGATVKTVAAQLAPAADAASAAPASAAPASTAAHAAASSAAASSAQ, encoded by the coding sequence ATGCGCGTCGAACGGGTTCCATACCGCTTAATCACCGCCGCAACGGCTGCCGTTTTCCTGGCCGCGTGCGGGAAAAAAGAATCGGCACCGCCGCCGCCAACGCCGGAAGTCGGCGTCGTCACCGTGCAGCCGCAAGCCGTGCCGGCGGTGGCCGAGCTGCCGGGCCGCACCAGTGCGTTCCTCGTCGCGCAAGTGCGTGCGCGGGTCGACGGCATCGTGCTGCGCCGTGAATTCACCGAAGGCACCGACGTCAAGGCCGGCCAGCGCCTCTACAAGATCGATCCGGCGCCGTACATCGCCGCGCTGAACAGCGCGAAGGCGACGCTGGCGAAGGCGCAGGCGAACCTCGTCACGCAGAACGCGCTGGTCGCGCGCTACAAGGTGCTGGTCGCGGCGAACGCGGTCAGCAAGCAGGACTACGACAACGCGGTCGCCACGCAAGGCCAGGCCGCGGCGGACGTCGCGGCCGGCAAGGCGGCGGTCGACACCGCGCAGATCAACCTCGGCTATACGGATGTCGTGTCGCCGATCAGCGGCCGCGTCGGCATCTCGCAGGTGACGCCGGGCGCATACGTGCAGGCGAGCCAGGCGACGCTGATGTCGACGGTGCAGCAGCTCGATCCGGTGTACGTCGACCTCACGCAATCGAGCCTCGAAGGGCTGAAGCTGCGTCAGGACGTGCAGAGCGGGCGTCTGAAGACGAGCGGCCCGGGCGCGGCGAAGGTGTCGCTGATCCTGGAAGACGGCAAGACCTACTCGGAGCCGGGCAAGCTGCAGTTCTCGGACGTGACGGTCGACCAGACCACGGGCTCGGTGACGATCCGCGCGGTCTTCCCGAACCCGGGCCGCGTGTTGCTGCCGGGGATGTTCGTGCGTGCACGGATCGAGGAAGGCGTGAACGAGAACGCGTTCCTGGTGCCGCAGATCGGCGTCACGCATGACCAGAAGGGTCAGGCAATTGCACTGGTCGTGACTGCGGCCAACAAGGTCGAGATGCGTCCGTTGACGACCACCGGCACGTACGGCCAGAACTGGATCGTCGAAGGCGGTCTGCAGGCGGGCGATCACGTGATCGTGCAGGGCGTCGACAAGGTGCGCCCGGGCGCGACGGTGAAGACCGTGGCCGCGCAGCTCGCTCCGGCGGCGGACGCCGCATCCGCCGCGCCGGCAAGCGCCGCGCCGGCGAGTACCGCGGCCCATGCCGCAGCGAGTTCGGCCGCCGCGTCGAGCGCGCAATAA
- a CDS encoding AraC family transcriptional regulator produces MEIDAETPPQPRHPTDHEARPRARSPAARLAALIAAYAPHDGMFDLPLRGMRVARAGAPSPQWNHGVHHACLSIVGQGAKSMRVGDETYPIDESRMLVATADLPVTGRVTRANPTEPFLYAQLALDPRRIAALTPVVFPRGLPKAVDYRALDTLDATPEIVDAVARLMQLIAQPDDLDLLAPLIVDEILIRLLRGPSGARVAQIGDAGSTTQRISRAVAWIRDHYLDPIAVDALARRVEMSPSTFHHHFRAVTSMSPLQCQKVLRLQEARRLMCLAAMDARQACRSVGYVSASQFSREYARLFGDAPGRDVTRLRGEAVPLSRVAP; encoded by the coding sequence ATGGAAATCGACGCCGAAACGCCGCCGCAACCGCGCCACCCGACCGATCACGAGGCTCGGCCGCGCGCCCGGTCGCCCGCGGCCCGGCTCGCGGCGCTGATCGCCGCGTACGCGCCGCACGACGGCATGTTCGACCTCCCGTTGCGCGGCATGCGCGTCGCGCGCGCTGGCGCGCCGTCGCCGCAGTGGAACCACGGCGTGCACCACGCGTGCCTGAGCATCGTCGGGCAAGGCGCGAAGTCGATGCGCGTCGGCGACGAGACGTACCCGATCGACGAATCGCGGATGCTGGTCGCCACCGCCGATCTGCCCGTGACCGGACGCGTGACCCGCGCAAACCCGACCGAGCCGTTCCTTTACGCGCAACTCGCGCTCGATCCGCGCCGCATCGCGGCGCTCACGCCGGTGGTCTTTCCGCGCGGGCTGCCGAAAGCCGTCGACTACCGCGCGCTCGACACGCTCGACGCAACGCCCGAAATCGTCGACGCCGTCGCGCGGCTGATGCAACTGATCGCACAGCCCGACGACCTCGACCTGCTCGCACCGCTGATCGTCGACGAAATCCTCATCCGGCTGCTGCGCGGCCCGTCGGGCGCGCGCGTCGCGCAGATCGGCGACGCCGGTTCGACGACTCAACGGATCTCGCGCGCCGTCGCATGGATTCGCGACCACTACCTCGATCCGATAGCGGTCGACGCGCTCGCGCGACGGGTGGAGATGAGCCCGTCGACTTTCCACCATCACTTCCGTGCGGTCACGTCGATGAGTCCGTTGCAATGCCAGAAGGTGCTGCGGTTGCAGGAGGCGCGCCGCCTGATGTGCCTGGCGGCGATGGACGCGCGGCAGGCGTGCCGAAGCGTCGGCTATGTGAGCGCGTCGCAGTTCAGCCGCGAATACGCGCGGCTGTTCGGCGACGCGCCGGGCCGCGACGTTACGAGACTGCGCGGCGAAGCCGTACCGCTGTCGCGCGTCGCGCCATGA
- a CDS encoding LysR family transcriptional regulator produces MDQLQSIRAFVTVAREGGFRRAATRLRVSTAMASRLVDALETRLGARLLQRSTSHQSLTEIGELYLARVERILGAIDEIDGRFVAMGSKPEGVLRVAAPVAFGLSQLSALLDRFVHRFPDVRPTVTLTDTHVDLAAEDIDVAFLTDDMPVSGAHALHTLAAYESVRVAAPGYVAAHGGAAASGDWPDIAAVRLELPATDDAHAAGIRSGAAPGNTGVGHLEMARRLAVAGMGATVLPAYLVDADLAAGTLVRIAPVHPLAPVTLKLAHARAARLPAAARAFIEFVGAAFRPASQRPG; encoded by the coding sequence ATGGACCAACTTCAATCGATTCGGGCATTCGTGACGGTGGCAAGAGAAGGCGGGTTTCGCCGGGCGGCGACGCGGTTGCGTGTGTCGACGGCGATGGCGAGCCGGCTGGTCGATGCGCTCGAAACGCGCCTCGGTGCACGCCTGCTTCAACGCAGCACGAGCCACCAGTCGCTCACGGAAATCGGCGAGCTGTATCTCGCGCGCGTCGAGCGGATTCTCGGCGCGATCGACGAGATCGACGGCCGCTTCGTCGCGATGGGCAGCAAGCCGGAAGGCGTATTGCGCGTGGCCGCGCCGGTCGCGTTCGGGCTCAGCCAGTTGAGCGCGTTGCTCGATCGCTTCGTGCACCGGTTTCCGGACGTGCGGCCGACCGTGACGCTGACCGATACCCACGTCGACCTGGCCGCCGAGGACATCGACGTCGCGTTCCTGACGGATGACATGCCGGTGTCCGGCGCCCATGCGCTGCATACGCTGGCCGCGTACGAATCCGTGCGGGTCGCGGCGCCAGGTTACGTCGCCGCGCACGGCGGCGCGGCTGCGTCGGGCGACTGGCCGGACATCGCGGCCGTGCGGCTGGAACTGCCGGCGACCGACGACGCTCACGCGGCCGGGATTCGATCCGGCGCGGCGCCCGGCAATACGGGCGTCGGCCATCTCGAGATGGCGCGGCGGCTGGCCGTGGCCGGCATGGGCGCGACGGTGCTGCCCGCGTATCTCGTCGACGCCGATCTGGCGGCCGGCACGCTGGTGCGCATTGCACCGGTCCACCCGCTCGCGCCCGTCACGCTGAAGCTCGCACATGCGCGCGCCGCGCGTTTGCCGGCCGCCGCGCGCGCGTTCATCGAATTCGTCGGCGCCGCGTTCCGGCCCGCGAGCCAGCGGCCAGGCTGA